One window of the Dreissena polymorpha isolate Duluth1 chromosome 5, UMN_Dpol_1.0, whole genome shotgun sequence genome contains the following:
- the LOC127830952 gene encoding uncharacterized protein LOC127830952 isoform X2, producing MGTYSIELDVTLEQEAAIKQLFTSKHWTYIRRGVDGDTGTTHLNAELYENQLQLKGNSQVDIAPPKVDIAPPKVKPLKNREEKFAFGEYRDKKNASREKQPTTDQKNNITKTNNADEKLCQNGAISTVKVQSRQNTGHLSYIGSVPYFSHPACTKATVINNKTTACATLTSVSKPDHSYKQPETKDISCSNSEPSSEDVALDKQKNSRRKQKITVREEINENNSDQSAPWQMVHVSLTEGKIKNKKKYLNKDYEIKGNVIKKENIIICAPIKSVANVSKNTESNITKTNPMVNKLVQTRSLFTSTLDRKFSGKELIASRFESNLSENSSSQNKKHSVDNGNSEKADLSSDAFKSLHKRGKQVQSKGAVINKDKRTESLNEKGSGEYLFASKGHGDANIPTCSADLHRKKLLEQTSRFNQVTYKTGKAVSCEPSFTLQSLLAITAAGHGQTSANTFLKERTLSEFSGTGSKTSGSQAFEDSVFSNEDTSALTFSKPRTNRIQQSMQTSEGIYARSLNDMKVFLPCPLTTGRRNKKKSLKNKITNNGASDKNLTLEKAVLSLLPKDIAANVRNQLKIRRTQSGPTSSRLMCPYCPNHGLVSPISFIKHLERHAKGDYICKACGKEFSCKRNLNAHMYKTRFGTSTIIACDLCDFQAKSKCMLKRHQDRAHVEQSFQCHICAKTFKTKSYFTVHLREAHEVIDTEVYRCNICGKVCRREAWLQRHMKLHKNNMDLDNKCTICNKQFKTRQNLIAHGKIHRERKYKCKICQKRFISNVKLEMHTKTHTGEKPFSCALCEYKSNQKGNIDKHMQRHERDEQRKAREESFKPRKHYEYSNTSREVSRSDKTACAALTTQAGIHSLAQSTSVASVECLVLSTSKNALPSMHRDVPYNLPSTVPSVESHQINTVNSYAIHENYKESEFNQYLQSLSFENPDDEDCEEEDGDEYGSDTEYTTDDGDDMVTTPPGGNNPSLSSFVSATSFSPTSCLPNNTDMVFAGQGVDQPTKYTAVPCSNGDLSGVVPNPNIDHLSTSDIIKQFGQQGDLDLDTEALLNFQKCARNVEHILKNTQYDMNQFHEQKAFSPYRVSSDVSKKDDDQHNSFQNDWNMYNTAGTPITGASVADNVDLSGLYQAVQEYADYANLFSNTNVTDSTWNIQAPYQDYYGGYFDYQTSDSFTADTGAQMNHTVQCQLNTAYTSLPTDPPEGCHVAGTDPDIGKMLTGSGILNTPEQTYMDLQTKSYQSRQSL from the exons ATGGGAACATACAGCATTGAGCTGGACGTCACTCTGGAGCAAGAGGCGGCCATCAAGCAGTTGTTCACAAGCAAACACTGGACATACATTCGCCGGGGAGTAGATG GTGACACTGGCACTACTCACTTGAACGCAGAGCTTTATGAAAATCAGCTTCAACTGAAAGGAAATAGTCAGGTAGACATTGCTCCCCCAAAGGTAGACATTGCTCCCCCAAAG GTTAAACCATTAAAAAACAGGGAAGAAAAATTTGCATTTGGTGAATATAGAGACAAGAAAAATGCATCAAGAGAAAAACAACCTACAACAGAtcagaaaaataacataacaaagaCCAATAATGCAGATGAAAAGCTTTGTCAAAATGGTGCTATTTCTACAGTGAAGGTTCAGAGCCGTCAAAATACTGGACATTTATCATACATTGGTTCAGTGCCGTACTTCTCCCATCCTGCCTGCACTAAAGCAACCGTcatcaacaataaaacaacagcaTGTGCAACATTAACTTCTGTATCAAAACCTGATCACTCTTACAAGCAGCCAGAAACAAAAGACATCTCTTGTAGTAATAGTGAGCCTTCATCAGAAGATGTCGCTTTAGACAAACAAAAGAACAGTAGAAGGAAACAGAAGATTACTGTAAGAGAAGAAATAAATGAGAACAATTCTGACCAAAGTGCTCCATGGCAGATGGTACATGTGTCACTTACTGAAggtaaaataaagaacaaaaaGAAGTATTTAAACAAAGACTATGAGATCAAAGGAAATGTTATCAAgaaagaaaatataataatttgtgcCCCCATAAAAAGCGTTGCAAACGTGAGTAAAAATACAGAAAGCAACATTACGAAGACAAATCCAATGGTGAACAAACTAGTGCAGACAAGGTCCCTTTTTACATCTACTCTTGATAGAAAATTTTCAGGAAAAGAGCTCATTGCTTCTAGATTTGAGAGCAACTTATCAGAAAACAGCAGTTCCCAAAATAAAAAGCATAGTGTGGATAATGGAAACTCAGAGAAAGCCGATCTCAGCTCTGATGCCTTCAAAAGCTTGCATAAGAGAGGCAAACAGGTGCAATCAAAAGGGGCTGTAATCAACAAAGATAAAAGAACAGAGTCTTTGAATGAGAAAGGAAGTGGCGAATACTTGTTTGCCAGCAAAGGACATGGAGATGCCAATATACCAACGTGTTCTGCAGATCTTCATCGCAAAAAGTTACTTGAACAAACATCTAGGTTCAATCAGGTAACGTATAAAACTGGAAAGGCCGTATCATGTGAACCCAGCTTTACTCTTCAGTCATTGCTTGCTATTACTGCTGCAGGACACGGCCAAACATCTGCTAATACTTTTCTTAAGGAGAGAACACTCAGTGAATTTAGTGGGACTGGCAGTAAAACAAGTGGTAGTCAGGCTTTTGAAGATTCTGTTTTTTCAAACGAGGACACATCCGCATTGACATTTTCCAAACCCAGAACTAATCGTATTCAACAGTCAATGCAAACAAGTGAAGGTATATATGCAAGAAGTCTAAATGATATGAAGGTATTTTTGCCATGTCCACTCACAACTGGTAGACGTAATAAAAAGAAATCTCtaaaaaacaaaattacaaacaatGGTGCGAGTGATAAAAATCTGACTTTAGAGAAAGCAGTTTTAAGCTTATTGCCCAAGGATATTGCTGCGAATGTTCGAAATCAGTTAAAAATCAGACGCACACAGTCAGGGCCAACATCTAGTAGGCTGATGTGTCCATACTGTCCAAATCATGGCCTTGTTAGCCCAATCAGTTTTATAAAACACCTGGAAAGACACGCCAAGGGTGACTATATCTGTAAAGCATGCGGTAAGGAATTCTCTTGCAAAAGGAATTTGAATGCCCATATGTACAAGACTAGATTTGGAACATCAACCATAATAGCATGTGATCTATGTGATTTTCAAGCAAAGTCTAAGTGTATGTTAAAAAGACATCAAGACAGAGCTCATGTAGAACAATCTTTTCAGTGTCATATTTGTGCCAAAACGTTTAAAACAAAGTCCTACTTTACTGTTCATCTTAGAGAGGCACATGAAGTCATAGACACAGAAGTCTACCGGTGTAATATCTGTGGAAAAGTATGCCGCCGTGAAGCGTGGCTTCAACGCCACATGAAACTACACAAGAATAATATGGATCTGGATAACAAgtgtacaatatgtaacaaacAATTCAAAACAAGACAGAATTTAATTGCTCATGGCAAAATTCACAGGGAAAGGAAATATAAATGCAAGATATGtcaaaaaagatttatttcaaaCGTTAAGTTGGAAATGCACACAAAAACTCATACTGGTGAAAAACCATTTTCTTGTGCTCTCTGTGAATACAAGAGCAATCAAAAGGGTAATATCGATAAACATATGCAACGACATGAAAGAGATGAGCAACGAAAAGCTAGGGAGGAATCATTCAAACCCAGAAAACATTATGAATATTCGAATACAAGTCGAGAGGTTTCTAGATCAGACAAAACAGCTTGTGCAGCACTAACTACTCAAGCTGGCATTCATTCCCTAGCTCAGTCTACGTCTGTGGCTAGTGTAGAGTGTCTAGTTCTGTCTACGTCCAAGAATGCTCTTCCAAGCATGCATAGAGATGTACCTTATAATCTGCCAAGTACTGTCCCTTCAGTTGAAAGTCATCAAATAAACACAGTAAACAGCTATGCGATACATGAGAATTACAAAGAGTCAGAGTTTAATCAGTATCTACAATCTCTCTCCTTTGAAAACCCTGACGATGAAGACTGCGAGGAGGAAGATGGTGATGAATATGGGTCTGATACAGAGTACACCAcagatgatggtgatgatatgGTGACCACACCTCCTGGAGGCAACAATCCTTCATTAAGCTCATTTGTCTCTGCAACCTCGTTTTCGCCTACCAGCTGTCTGCCAAACAACACAGACATGGTTTTTGCTGGTCAGGGTGTGGACCAGCCCACCAAGTATACAGCAGTTCCATGCTCGAATGGAGACCTCAGTGGTGTAGTTCCTAACCCAAACATCGACCATCTTAGCACCTCCGACATCATCAAGCAGTTCGGGCAGCAGGGTGACCTAGATCTTGATACTGAGGCGTTGTTGAATTTCCAGAAATGTGCACGAAATGTTGAACATATTCTGAAAAACACTCAGTATGATATGAACCAGTTTCATGAGCAAAAAGCCTTTAGTCCTTATAGAGTTTCTTCAGATGTATCAAAAAAGGACGATGATCAACATAATTCATTTCAGAATGACTGGAATATGTACAACACTGCTGGCACCCCAATTACTGGAGCCAGTGTTGCAGACAATGTGGACCTGTCTGGTCTGTACCAGGCAGTGCAGGAGTATGCTGACTATGCCAACTTATTTTCCAATACCAATGTCACAGACAGCACATGGAACATTCAAGCTCCTTACCAAGACTATTATGGTGGATATTTTGACTATCAGACCTCAGACAGTTTCACAGCAGATACCGGTGCCCAAATGAATCACACAGTACAATGTCAACTAAATACGGCATACACAAGCCTGCCAACAGACCCTCCAGAGGGTTGCCATGTTGCTGGCACAGACCCAGATATTGGCAAGATGCTTACAGGAAGTGGCATCCTAAATACACCTGAACAAACATACATGGACCTTCAGACCAAGTCGTACCAATCGAGACAATCATTGTGA
- the LOC127830952 gene encoding uncharacterized protein LOC127830952 isoform X3 yields the protein MGTYSIELDVTLEQEAAIKQLFTSKHWTYIRRGVDGDTGTTHLNAELYENQLQLKGNSQVDIAPPKVKPLKNREEKFAFGEYRDKKNASREKQPTTDQKNNITKTNNADEKLCQNGAISTVKVQSRQNTGHLSYIGSVPYFSHPACTKATVINNKTTACATLTSVSKPDHSYKQPETKDISCSNSEPSSEDVALDKQKNSRRKQKITVREEINENNSDQSAPWQMVHVSLTEGKIKNKKKYLNKDYEIKGNVIKKENIIICAPIKSVANVSKNTESNITKTNPMVNKLVQTRSLFTSTLDRKFSGKELIASRFESNLSENSSSQNKKHSVDNGNSEKADLSSDAFKSLHKRGKQVQSKGAVINKDKRTESLNEKGSGEYLFASKGHGDANIPTCSADLHRKKLLEQTSRFNQVTYKTGKAVSCEPSFTLQSLLAITAAGHGQTSANTFLKERTLSEFSGTGSKTSGSQAFEDSVFSNEDTSALTFSKPRTNRIQQSMQTSEGIYARSLNDMKVFLPCPLTTGRRNKKKSLKNKITNNGASDKNLTLEKAVLSLLPKDIAANVRNQLKIRRTQSGPTSSRLMCPYCPNHGLVSPISFIKHLERHAKGDYICKACGKEFSCKRNLNAHMYKTRFGTSTIIACDLCDFQAKSKCMLKRHQDRAHVEQSFQCHICAKTFKTKSYFTVHLREAHEVIDTEVYRCNICGKVCRREAWLQRHMKLHKNNMDLDNKCTICNKQFKTRQNLIAHGKIHRERKYKCKICQKRFISNVKLEMHTKTHTGEKPFSCALCEYKSNQKGNIDKHMQRHERDEQRKAREESFKPRKHYEYSNTSREVSRSDKTACAALTTQAGIHSLAQSTSVASVECLVLSTSKNALPSMHRDVPYNLPSTVPSVESHQINTVNSYAIHENYKESEFNQYLQSLSFENPDDEDCEEEDGDEYGSDTEYTTDDGDDMVTTPPGGNNPSLSSFVSATSFSPTSCLPNNTDMVFAGQGVDQPTKYTAVPCSNGDLSGVVPNPNIDHLSTSDIIKQFGQQGDLDLDTEALLNFQKCARNVEHILKNTQYDMNQFHEQKAFSPYRVSSDVSKKDDDQHNSFQNDWNMYNTAGTPITGASVADNVDLSGLYQAVQEYADYANLFSNTNVTDSTWNIQAPYQDYYGGYFDYQTSDSFTADTGAQMNHTVQCQLNTAYTSLPTDPPEGCHVAGTDPDIGKMLTGSGILNTPEQTYMDLQTKSYQSRQSL from the exons ATGGGAACATACAGCATTGAGCTGGACGTCACTCTGGAGCAAGAGGCGGCCATCAAGCAGTTGTTCACAAGCAAACACTGGACATACATTCGCCGGGGAGTAGATG GTGACACTGGCACTACTCACTTGAACGCAGAGCTTTATGAAAATCAGCTTCAACTGAAAGGAAATAGTCAGGTAGACATTGCTCCCCCAAAG GTTAAACCATTAAAAAACAGGGAAGAAAAATTTGCATTTGGTGAATATAGAGACAAGAAAAATGCATCAAGAGAAAAACAACCTACAACAGAtcagaaaaataacataacaaagaCCAATAATGCAGATGAAAAGCTTTGTCAAAATGGTGCTATTTCTACAGTGAAGGTTCAGAGCCGTCAAAATACTGGACATTTATCATACATTGGTTCAGTGCCGTACTTCTCCCATCCTGCCTGCACTAAAGCAACCGTcatcaacaataaaacaacagcaTGTGCAACATTAACTTCTGTATCAAAACCTGATCACTCTTACAAGCAGCCAGAAACAAAAGACATCTCTTGTAGTAATAGTGAGCCTTCATCAGAAGATGTCGCTTTAGACAAACAAAAGAACAGTAGAAGGAAACAGAAGATTACTGTAAGAGAAGAAATAAATGAGAACAATTCTGACCAAAGTGCTCCATGGCAGATGGTACATGTGTCACTTACTGAAggtaaaataaagaacaaaaaGAAGTATTTAAACAAAGACTATGAGATCAAAGGAAATGTTATCAAgaaagaaaatataataatttgtgcCCCCATAAAAAGCGTTGCAAACGTGAGTAAAAATACAGAAAGCAACATTACGAAGACAAATCCAATGGTGAACAAACTAGTGCAGACAAGGTCCCTTTTTACATCTACTCTTGATAGAAAATTTTCAGGAAAAGAGCTCATTGCTTCTAGATTTGAGAGCAACTTATCAGAAAACAGCAGTTCCCAAAATAAAAAGCATAGTGTGGATAATGGAAACTCAGAGAAAGCCGATCTCAGCTCTGATGCCTTCAAAAGCTTGCATAAGAGAGGCAAACAGGTGCAATCAAAAGGGGCTGTAATCAACAAAGATAAAAGAACAGAGTCTTTGAATGAGAAAGGAAGTGGCGAATACTTGTTTGCCAGCAAAGGACATGGAGATGCCAATATACCAACGTGTTCTGCAGATCTTCATCGCAAAAAGTTACTTGAACAAACATCTAGGTTCAATCAGGTAACGTATAAAACTGGAAAGGCCGTATCATGTGAACCCAGCTTTACTCTTCAGTCATTGCTTGCTATTACTGCTGCAGGACACGGCCAAACATCTGCTAATACTTTTCTTAAGGAGAGAACACTCAGTGAATTTAGTGGGACTGGCAGTAAAACAAGTGGTAGTCAGGCTTTTGAAGATTCTGTTTTTTCAAACGAGGACACATCCGCATTGACATTTTCCAAACCCAGAACTAATCGTATTCAACAGTCAATGCAAACAAGTGAAGGTATATATGCAAGAAGTCTAAATGATATGAAGGTATTTTTGCCATGTCCACTCACAACTGGTAGACGTAATAAAAAGAAATCTCtaaaaaacaaaattacaaacaatGGTGCGAGTGATAAAAATCTGACTTTAGAGAAAGCAGTTTTAAGCTTATTGCCCAAGGATATTGCTGCGAATGTTCGAAATCAGTTAAAAATCAGACGCACACAGTCAGGGCCAACATCTAGTAGGCTGATGTGTCCATACTGTCCAAATCATGGCCTTGTTAGCCCAATCAGTTTTATAAAACACCTGGAAAGACACGCCAAGGGTGACTATATCTGTAAAGCATGCGGTAAGGAATTCTCTTGCAAAAGGAATTTGAATGCCCATATGTACAAGACTAGATTTGGAACATCAACCATAATAGCATGTGATCTATGTGATTTTCAAGCAAAGTCTAAGTGTATGTTAAAAAGACATCAAGACAGAGCTCATGTAGAACAATCTTTTCAGTGTCATATTTGTGCCAAAACGTTTAAAACAAAGTCCTACTTTACTGTTCATCTTAGAGAGGCACATGAAGTCATAGACACAGAAGTCTACCGGTGTAATATCTGTGGAAAAGTATGCCGCCGTGAAGCGTGGCTTCAACGCCACATGAAACTACACAAGAATAATATGGATCTGGATAACAAgtgtacaatatgtaacaaacAATTCAAAACAAGACAGAATTTAATTGCTCATGGCAAAATTCACAGGGAAAGGAAATATAAATGCAAGATATGtcaaaaaagatttatttcaaaCGTTAAGTTGGAAATGCACACAAAAACTCATACTGGTGAAAAACCATTTTCTTGTGCTCTCTGTGAATACAAGAGCAATCAAAAGGGTAATATCGATAAACATATGCAACGACATGAAAGAGATGAGCAACGAAAAGCTAGGGAGGAATCATTCAAACCCAGAAAACATTATGAATATTCGAATACAAGTCGAGAGGTTTCTAGATCAGACAAAACAGCTTGTGCAGCACTAACTACTCAAGCTGGCATTCATTCCCTAGCTCAGTCTACGTCTGTGGCTAGTGTAGAGTGTCTAGTTCTGTCTACGTCCAAGAATGCTCTTCCAAGCATGCATAGAGATGTACCTTATAATCTGCCAAGTACTGTCCCTTCAGTTGAAAGTCATCAAATAAACACAGTAAACAGCTATGCGATACATGAGAATTACAAAGAGTCAGAGTTTAATCAGTATCTACAATCTCTCTCCTTTGAAAACCCTGACGATGAAGACTGCGAGGAGGAAGATGGTGATGAATATGGGTCTGATACAGAGTACACCAcagatgatggtgatgatatgGTGACCACACCTCCTGGAGGCAACAATCCTTCATTAAGCTCATTTGTCTCTGCAACCTCGTTTTCGCCTACCAGCTGTCTGCCAAACAACACAGACATGGTTTTTGCTGGTCAGGGTGTGGACCAGCCCACCAAGTATACAGCAGTTCCATGCTCGAATGGAGACCTCAGTGGTGTAGTTCCTAACCCAAACATCGACCATCTTAGCACCTCCGACATCATCAAGCAGTTCGGGCAGCAGGGTGACCTAGATCTTGATACTGAGGCGTTGTTGAATTTCCAGAAATGTGCACGAAATGTTGAACATATTCTGAAAAACACTCAGTATGATATGAACCAGTTTCATGAGCAAAAAGCCTTTAGTCCTTATAGAGTTTCTTCAGATGTATCAAAAAAGGACGATGATCAACATAATTCATTTCAGAATGACTGGAATATGTACAACACTGCTGGCACCCCAATTACTGGAGCCAGTGTTGCAGACAATGTGGACCTGTCTGGTCTGTACCAGGCAGTGCAGGAGTATGCTGACTATGCCAACTTATTTTCCAATACCAATGTCACAGACAGCACATGGAACATTCAAGCTCCTTACCAAGACTATTATGGTGGATATTTTGACTATCAGACCTCAGACAGTTTCACAGCAGATACCGGTGCCCAAATGAATCACACAGTACAATGTCAACTAAATACGGCATACACAAGCCTGCCAACAGACCCTCCAGAGGGTTGCCATGTTGCTGGCACAGACCCAGATATTGGCAAGATGCTTACAGGAAGTGGCATCCTAAATACACCTGAACAAACATACATGGACCTTCAGACCAAGTCGTACCAATCGAGACAATCATTGTGA